In the Drosophila takahashii strain IR98-3 E-12201 chromosome 3R, DtakHiC1v2, whole genome shotgun sequence genome, one interval contains:
- the LOC138913536 gene encoding uncharacterized protein, with the protein MDPVQREKELIKMQMPRTRMLVTTSRADYVDHTGTAVYNPPIRKSQEDPSLITGHYAANLGISGAEMITKTWPQSMDWREDYAQFIKRYFDTICVPALMKAKSGVMPSSPIDRYQFRKY; encoded by the coding sequence atggaTCCAGTACAGAGGGAAAAGGAGTtgattaaaatgcaaatgcccAGGACCAGAATGCTTGTAACGACCAGCAGAGCAGACTATGTGGATCATACTGGGACGGCTGTTTACAATCCACCCATCAGAAAAAGTCAGGAAGATCCGTCCCTAATAACAGGCCACTATGCCGCAAATCTTGGGATTTCTGGTGCAGAAATGATAACAAAGACATGGCCCCAATCGATGGACTGGCGCGAAGATTACGCACAATTTATCAAGCGCTATTTTGACACTATATGCGTTCCAGCTTTGATGAAAGCTAAAAGTGGTGTAATGCCTTCGTCACCCATTGATCGGTACCAATTTCGCAAGTATTAG
- the LOC108065015 gene encoding GTP-binding protein 2, with protein sequence MESFLSLFDPNQDDGFEEEPELNGNSSGGGSSSSDYETDANANECSLSHLGGGMPTERGNLIFDFEQGMLPPEPQLGNVEYKLKLVNPSKQRFEHLVTQMKWRLREGNGEAIYEIGVSDAGYLQGLSDKDMNASLTTLKQMAHSLGASTSVLRRKTIASRRAVAEVLVRKIPDDQHNIEVRVAVLGGADAGKSTLLGVLTQDELDNGHGRARLNMFRHMHEIQSGRTSCISHETLGFDALGNVVNYKYNEMMTAEEISDRSSKLVTFMDLAGHRRYMRTTVQALSGYSPHYAMLVVSAGSGCNDTTEEHLAIVRALDMPFFVLVTKTDITSPDATVQELCNLLTTIGCRKVPFVVTNADEAISAGSNQVSENIVPIFCVSNVTGTGLNLVTKFLYVLSPGISNAEKDRLEQESCEFQVDEIFRVSDVGPVVGGLLVQGVLTENMPMKIGPLPDGSFHPVNVNTIHRNKAPCRVVRAGQSASLSFSLDQDLPTLRSGMVLLGDIGNSVDEPYGTYFFQAKVSVLFHATAIYVGFQTTVHIGSIRQTAVIRGIMGGERLGTNDCASVMFEFVGHPEYVRPGMRILFREGTSKGIGVVTQVFPVNKTGTK encoded by the exons ATGGAGTCCTTCCTGAGTCTCTTCGATCCCAATCAGGACGACGGCTTCGAGGAGGAGCCGGAGCTGAATGgcaacagcagcggcggcgggagcagcagcagcgactaTGAGACGGACGCCAACGCCAACGAGTGCAGCCTGAGCCACTTGGGCGGCGGAATGCCCACCGAGCGGGGCAACCTGATCTTCGACTTCGAGCAGGGAATGCTGCCGCCGGAGCCGCAGCTTGGGAATGTGGAGTACAAGCTGAAGCTGGTGAACCCGTCGAAGCAGCGATTCGAGCACCTGGTGACCCAGATGAAGTGGCGGCTCCGCGAGGGAAACGGCGAGGCCATCTACGAAATCGGGGTCTCGGATGCCGGCTACCTGCAGGGGCTCAGCGACAAGGACATGAATGCCTCCCTCACGACCCTCAAGCAAATGGCCCACAGCCTGGGCGCCAGTACCTCGGTGCTGCGGCGGAAGACCATCGCCTCCCGACGGGCCGTGGCCGAGGTGCTCGTCCGCAAGATCCCCGACGACCAGCACAACATCGAGGTGCGGGTGGCGGTGCTCGGAGGAGCCGATGCCGGCAAGTCCACTTTGCTGGGCGTCCTCACGCAGGACGAGTTGGACAACGGACACGGCAGGGCGCGGCTCAACATGTTCCGGCACATGCATGAGATTCAGTCGG gtcGCACCTCCTGCATCTCCCACGAGACCCTGGGCTTCGACGCACTGGGCAATGTGGTCAACTACAAGTACAATGAGATGATGACGGCCGAGGAGATTAGCGATAGGTCCAGCAAGCTGGTAACCTTCATGGATCTGGCCGGGCACCGGCGCTACATGCGCACCACCGTGCAGGCTCTGAGCGGCTACTCGCCCCACTACGCCATGCTGGTTGTATCGGCGGGCAGCGGCTGCAACGACACCACCGAGGAGCACTTGGCCATTGTCCGGGCACTGGACATGCCCTTCTTTGTACTGGTCACCAAAACGGACATCACATCGCCGGATGCCACGGTGCAGGAGTTGTGCAACCTGCTCACCACCATCGGGTGCCGGAAGGTTCCCTTCGTGGTGACCAACGCGGATGAGGCCATCTCCGCCGGATCGAACCAGGTCTCCGAGAACATTGTGCCCATCTTCTGCGTGTCGAATGTCACGGGCACCGGCCTCAATCTAGTCACCAAGTTTCTGTACGTCCTTTCGCCGGGCATCAGCAACGCTGAGAAGGATCGCCTCGAGCAGGAGTCCTGCGAGTTCCAGGTGGACGAGATCTTTCGGGTCTCTGACGTGGGTCCCGTGGTGGGTGGCCTGCTGGTCCAGGGCGTGCTCACCGAGAACATGCCCATGAAAATTGGCCCGCTGCCGGATGGAAGCTTTCACCCCGTGAATGTCAATACCATTCACCGAAATAAGGCTCCTTGCCGGGTGGTCCGAGCTGGCCAGAGTGCCTCGCTCTCGTTTAGCTTGGATCAGGACCTGCCCACGCTGCGGAGTGGCATGGTGCTGCTGGGCGATATTGGGAATAGTGTGGACGAGCCCTACGGAACTTACTTCTTCCAG GCTAAGGTGTCCGTGCTGTTCCACGCGACAGCTATCTACGTCGGCTTCCAGACCACGGTGCACATCGGAAGCATTCGCCAGACGGCCGTAATCCGGGGCATCATGGGCGGCGAGCGGCTGGGCACCAACGACTGTGCTTCGGTGATGTTCGAGTTCGTCGGCCACCCGGAATACGTGCGTCCCGGAATGCGCATTCTGTTCCGCGAGGGCACTAGCAAGGGAATCGGCGTTGTCACGCAGGTATTTCCCGTCAACAAGACCGGTACAAAGTAG
- the ECSIT gene encoding evolutionarily conserved signaling intermediate in Toll pathway, mitochondrial — translation MLRRVQCLLRLHGNGRQSLATRLRCLSTDEGNPKQNPNPNPRAQKPGTKNLPAVRNPFAAAQDKTKNSYLTMVEIFQERDVHRRNHVEFIYAALRNMADFGVERDLEVYKALINVMPKGKFIPTNLFQAEFMHYPKQQQCIIDLLEQMEDCGVMPDHEMEAMLLNVFGRQGHPLRKYWRMMYWMPKFKNLSPWPLPDPVPDDTLEMAKLALERMCTVDLRSRITVFETSELKDAIDETWIVSGMSPDQEKLLREHSRQKALYIEGPFHIWLRNRRINYFTLRADPDPEFLSQLDERQLDEDDVSHIEVPFFGRAPPRRHNQLGKLRSVHQQDDGTILAICATGTSTKDSLLSWIRLLEANGNPSIGEVPVLFRFRSEVPAKSEEIESGASVPATSDSRSSRRE, via the coding sequence atgcTGCGCCGCGTGCAGTGCTTGCTCCGGTTGCACGGCAATGGACGCCAGTCGCTGGCCACCCGGCTCCGGTGCCTGTCCACGGATGAGGGGAATCCCAAACAGAACCCGAATCCCAATCCCAGGGCCCAGAAACCCGGCACCAAAAACCTGCCGGCTGTGAGGAACCCCTTTGCTGCGGCCCAGGACAAGACGAAGAACAGCTACCTGACCATGGTGGAGATCTTCCAGGAGCGCGACGTGCATCGCCGCAACCATGTGGAGTTCATCTACGCGGCGCTCAGGAACATGGCCGATTTCGGGGTGGAGCGGGACCTGGAGGTCTACAAGGCGCTGATCAACGTGATGCCCAAGGGCAAGTTCATACCCACCAACCTGTTCCAGGCGGAGTTCATGCACTACcccaagcagcagcagtgcaTCATCGATCTGCTCGAGCAGATGGAGGACTGCGGGGTGATGCCCGACCACGAGATGGAGGCGATGCTGCTGAACGTGTTCGGCAGGCAGGGACACCCGCTGCGCAAGTACTGGCGCATGATGTACTGGATGCCCAAGTTCAAGAACCTGTCGCCGTGGCCTCTGCCCGATCCAGTGCCGGATGACACCCTGGAAATGGCCAAGCTGGCGCTGGAGCGCATGTGCACGGTCGACCTGCGGTCCAGGATCACGGTGTTCGAGACCAGCGAGCTGAAGGACGCCATCGACGAGACGTGGATCGTCAGCGGGATGAGTCCCGACCAGGAGAAGCTGCTGCGGGAGCACTCCCGCCAAAAGGCCCTCTACATCGAGGGCCCCTTCCACATCTGGCTGAGGAATCGCCGGATCAACTACTTCACCCTGCGCGCCGACCCAGATCCCGAGTTCCTGTCGCAGTTGGACGAGCGGCAGCTGGACGAGGACGACGTCTCCCACATCGAGGTGCCTTTCTTCGGCCGTGCTCCGCCCAGACGCCACAATCAGCTGGGGAAACTGCGCTCTGTCCACCAGCAGGACGATGGCACCATCCTGGCCATCTGCGCCACGGGCACCTCCACCAAGGACTCGTTGCTCTCGTGGATTCGCCTGCTCGAGGCGAACGGAAACCCCTCCATAGGAGAGGTGCCCGTGCTGTTTCGGTTCAGGTCCGAAGTGCCCGCCAAATCGGAGGAGATCGAGAGTGGCGCCAGTGTCCCAGCCACAAGTGATAGCAGGAGCAGTAGACGGGAATAA